A single genomic interval of Spirosoma taeanense harbors:
- a CDS encoding PaaI family thioesterase, with the protein MDNLTNPRLEYFRSQIGQDMKGSISPFGRWLNGTLRAAHHGRLVAEYRVREELTNPAGVLHGGAVAGILDDLIGATVFTLGREFAYTSVSLNIDFLHAARLGDVITATADVIRAGKNIIHCEGRIVAADGKIIAKGASNLIQTSEKLG; encoded by the coding sequence ATGGACAATTTAACAAATCCGCGTTTAGAGTATTTCCGTTCGCAGATTGGCCAGGATATGAAAGGCAGTATTTCGCCGTTTGGACGCTGGCTGAACGGAACCCTGCGCGCTGCTCACCATGGCCGTCTGGTTGCCGAGTATCGGGTTCGTGAGGAGTTGACCAACCCCGCCGGGGTGCTGCACGGCGGAGCCGTAGCGGGCATACTGGACGATCTGATCGGAGCTACAGTCTTTACGTTGGGACGCGAGTTTGCCTATACGTCGGTCAGCCTGAACATTGATTTTCTGCACGCGGCCCGGCTTGGCGACGTGATAACTGCAACGGCCGACGTGATCCGGGCGGGCAAAAACATTATTCACTGCGAAGGGCGCATCGTGGCGGCCGACGGCAAAATCATCGCTAAAGGTGCTTCCAATCTGATTCAGACATCGGAGAAACTGGGCTGA
- the rpmA gene encoding 50S ribosomal protein L27 codes for MAHKKGVGSSKNGRDSISKRLGVKLFGGQQAIAGNIIVRQRGTKHHPGKNVGLGKDYTLFALVDGTVKFRPGRNSRSYVDIIPVGPSAVEAAPVAAE; via the coding sequence ATGGCACACAAGAAAGGTGTAGGTAGTTCCAAAAACGGCCGCGACTCGATCAGCAAACGCCTTGGCGTAAAGTTGTTCGGCGGCCAGCAGGCTATTGCCGGCAACATTATCGTTCGTCAGCGCGGTACGAAACACCACCCCGGCAAGAACGTCGGTCTAGGTAAAGATTACACGCTGTTCGCTCTGGTTGATGGTACGGTTAAATTTCGTCCCGGCCGCAACAGCCGCTCGTACGTTGACATCATTCCAGTGGGCCCGTCGGCTGTTGAAGCCGCTCCGGTAGCCGCTGAATAG
- a CDS encoding phosphosulfolactate synthase: MNYTLTQIPDRTAKPRQSGLTMVMDKGLSLREVEDFISTSAEYADIIKLGWATSFVTPNLKEKLAIYREANLPVYFGGTLFEAFVVRNQFDDYRKLLDRYGMEYAEVSDGSIEMHQDDKCDYIRKLATQVTVLSEVGSKDEAKIIPPYKWIQLMKAELQAGAWKVIGEAREGGTVGLFRSSGEVRQGLVEEILTQIPFESILWEAPQKEQQVWFVKLLGANVNVGNIAPHEVIPLETIRLGLRGDTFTHFLTK, translated from the coding sequence ATGAATTATACGCTTACGCAAATACCTGACCGCACCGCCAAACCCCGCCAAAGCGGCCTGACGATGGTGATGGATAAGGGATTAAGTCTGCGGGAAGTGGAAGATTTTATATCAACCTCCGCCGAATACGCAGACATTATTAAACTAGGCTGGGCCACTTCCTTTGTTACCCCAAATCTGAAAGAAAAACTGGCGATTTACCGCGAGGCTAACCTCCCGGTTTATTTTGGCGGAACGCTGTTTGAAGCGTTTGTGGTGCGCAACCAGTTCGACGATTACCGTAAGCTCCTCGACAGATACGGTATGGAATACGCCGAAGTATCGGACGGCTCAATTGAAATGCACCAGGACGATAAATGCGATTATATCCGTAAGCTGGCTACGCAGGTTACGGTCCTGTCGGAGGTCGGCTCGAAAGACGAAGCCAAGATTATTCCACCCTATAAGTGGATTCAATTGATGAAAGCCGAATTGCAGGCAGGCGCCTGGAAGGTCATCGGCGAAGCCCGCGAAGGCGGAACAGTTGGCCTGTTCCGGTCGAGTGGCGAAGTCCGGCAGGGTCTGGTCGAAGAGATTCTCACGCAGATTCCGTTTGAGAGTATTCTTTGGGAGGCCCCCCAGAAAGAACAGCAGGTGTGGTTCGTGAAGCTCCTCGGCGCTAATGTCAACGTCGGCAACATTGCTCCGCACGAAGTTATTCCGTTAGAAACCATCCGTCTGGGCCTGCGTGGCGATACGTTCACGCACTTCCTTACTAAATAA
- the rplU gene encoding 50S ribosomal protein L21 codes for MYAIVEIAGQQFKIQKGRSIYTHRLEGDVDAALASDKVKILLVDNEGSITVGAPTVAGATVSAKIVEHLKGEKVIVFKKKRRKGYKKKNGHRQYLTKVLIEDITI; via the coding sequence ATGTACGCAATCGTAGAGATCGCAGGGCAGCAATTCAAGATCCAGAAGGGTCGCTCCATCTATACCCACCGGTTAGAGGGCGATGTGGACGCTGCACTTGCCTCCGACAAGGTGAAGATTCTCCTTGTTGATAATGAAGGGAGCATTACCGTTGGTGCTCCGACTGTCGCTGGAGCGACCGTATCGGCCAAAATCGTCGAACACCTTAAAGGCGAGAAAGTTATCGTCTTCAAGAAGAAGCGTCGGAAAGGTTATAAAAAGAAGAACGGCCACCGTCAGTATCTGACGAAGGTTTTGATTGAAGATATCACCATCTAA
- the recG gene encoding ATP-dependent DNA helicase RecG yields MTERATYFDTPLLYLKGLGPQRTELLNKELNLFTYGDLIQYYPFRYDDRTRYYTISELMDSMPSAQVRGRLRDWYLEGEGAKKRLVATFTDGTGSMSLVWFQGITYIEKTLRRDGEYIVYGKPQSFNGQFSIVHPELENAGAAAEHELGFFPVYNLTDKLRKRHLDSKMIGKVMRGLLEQSWPHIRETLPDSLIQQYRLIGKREAMWNIHLPQNQGWLKQAQRRLKFEELFYNQLRLIKNKLIQKEEFPGQVFRDTSLMKHFYNELLPFDLTGAQQRVIKEIYADFLTGRQMNRLLQGDVGSGKTIVAFIACLMAIGNGAQACLMAPTEILADQHYNGLKPFADAMGLNLGILTGSTNKKRRAVLHEELQAGRMHILVGTHALLEDAVQYKNLGLCIIDEQHRFGVAQRAKLWRKNETVPPHILVMTATPIPRTLAMTLYGNLDVSVIDELPKGRKPIKTVHKFDKHRSEVFGFMRQQIELGRQVYVVYPLIEESEKLDYKDLMDGYESMQRAFPRPKYEIGILHGKMLPYEKDDEMKRFINRETQILVATTVIEVGVNVPNASVMVIESAERFGLSQLHQLRGRVGRGAEQSYCIMMTGYKLSSDTRTRLETMVRTNNGFEIADVDLQLRGPGDLTGTQQSGVMDLMIADLAKDGAILTAARESAQAILLEDPELVLPQHAPIRNHLEGIRQTENNWGRIS; encoded by the coding sequence ATGACCGAACGAGCCACCTATTTCGACACCCCACTTCTGTACCTTAAAGGGCTTGGCCCGCAGCGCACCGAACTGCTCAACAAGGAGCTGAACCTGTTTACCTATGGTGACCTGATTCAGTATTATCCGTTCCGCTATGACGACCGGACGCGCTACTATACCATCAGCGAACTAATGGATTCAATGCCGTCGGCGCAGGTGCGTGGACGGCTCCGCGACTGGTATCTGGAAGGTGAAGGGGCTAAAAAACGGCTGGTCGCTACATTCACCGATGGGACCGGGTCGATGAGCCTCGTCTGGTTTCAGGGGATTACCTATATTGAAAAGACCCTCCGTCGCGACGGTGAATATATCGTCTACGGTAAGCCGCAGTCGTTCAACGGACAGTTCAGCATCGTCCATCCTGAACTGGAAAATGCGGGCGCTGCTGCCGAACACGAACTGGGGTTCTTTCCAGTCTATAACCTTACCGACAAGCTCCGCAAACGCCATCTCGACAGCAAGATGATCGGGAAAGTGATGCGGGGTCTGCTCGAACAGTCGTGGCCGCACATCCGCGAAACACTTCCCGACTCGCTCATTCAGCAATACCGGCTGATTGGCAAACGGGAGGCCATGTGGAACATTCACCTGCCCCAAAATCAGGGCTGGCTGAAACAGGCCCAGCGCCGGCTGAAGTTTGAAGAACTATTCTACAACCAGCTGCGACTAATTAAGAACAAGCTGATTCAGAAAGAAGAGTTTCCGGGACAGGTCTTTCGGGATACGTCGCTGATGAAGCATTTCTATAACGAGCTGCTGCCGTTCGATCTGACCGGCGCGCAGCAGCGCGTGATTAAAGAAATCTACGCCGATTTCCTGACGGGGCGGCAGATGAACCGGCTTTTGCAGGGCGACGTGGGCAGCGGCAAAACCATCGTGGCGTTTATTGCCTGCCTGATGGCCATTGGCAATGGAGCGCAGGCCTGTCTGATGGCGCCCACCGAGATTCTGGCCGACCAGCACTACAACGGCCTCAAACCCTTTGCCGATGCGATGGGCCTGAACCTGGGCATCCTGACCGGCTCAACCAATAAGAAGCGCCGGGCCGTTCTGCACGAAGAACTTCAGGCAGGCAGGATGCATATTCTGGTCGGGACGCACGCCCTGCTCGAAGATGCCGTGCAGTACAAAAACCTGGGTCTATGCATCATCGATGAGCAGCACCGCTTCGGCGTAGCGCAACGGGCGAAACTCTGGCGTAAAAACGAAACCGTGCCGCCCCACATTCTGGTCATGACCGCTACGCCCATTCCCCGGACGCTGGCCATGACGCTTTACGGCAACCTCGACGTATCGGTAATTGATGAGCTGCCAAAGGGACGTAAACCCATCAAAACCGTGCATAAGTTCGACAAGCACCGCTCGGAAGTGTTTGGCTTCATGCGTCAGCAGATCGAGCTGGGTCGGCAGGTGTACGTCGTTTATCCGCTGATTGAAGAATCGGAGAAGCTGGATTACAAAGACCTCATGGATGGCTACGAAAGTATGCAGCGGGCCTTCCCTCGTCCGAAATACGAGATTGGCATCCTGCACGGGAAGATGCTGCCCTACGAAAAAGACGACGAAATGAAGCGGTTCATTAACCGCGAAACGCAGATTCTGGTTGCCACAACCGTAATCGAGGTCGGCGTAAATGTACCCAACGCGAGCGTGATGGTCATTGAAAGCGCCGAGCGATTTGGGCTGTCGCAGCTGCACCAGCTTCGGGGGCGCGTAGGTAGGGGAGCCGAACAGTCCTACTGCATCATGATGACGGGCTATAAGCTCAGCAGCGATACACGTACCCGGCTCGAAACGATGGTGCGCACCAACAATGGCTTCGAGATTGCCGATGTAGACCTGCAGCTACGCGGCCCCGGCGACCTGACTGGTACTCAGCAAAGTGGGGTGATGGACCTGATGATTGCCGACCTGGCCAAAGACGGCGCTATCCTGACGGCTGCCCGCGAGTCGGCACAGGCTATCCTGCTGGAAGACCCCGAGCTTGTTCTGCCGCAGCACGCGCCCATCCGGAATCATCTGGAAGGCATCAGGCAAACCGAAAACAACTGGGGACGGATCAGTTGA
- a CDS encoding putative quinol monooxygenase — protein sequence MPLSVFATIHARPGCEAQLRNGLFNLVAKVREEDACLLYELYESAEHPTHFIMHELWTDEAGLLAHEQMPHMKEFGELAKDWFAAPVELTKIAK from the coding sequence ATGCCACTCTCCGTTTTTGCTACCATTCATGCCCGCCCCGGCTGTGAGGCTCAACTCCGCAATGGCCTGTTCAACCTCGTTGCCAAAGTGCGCGAAGAAGACGCCTGTCTGCTTTACGAACTTTACGAAAGCGCCGAACATCCCACCCATTTCATCATGCACGAGCTCTGGACCGACGAAGCCGGGCTGCTGGCGCATGAGCAGATGCCGCACATGAAGGAGTTTGGCGAACTGGCTAAAGACTGGTTTGCCGCTCCGGTTGAACTAACCAAAATAGCCAAGTAA
- a CDS encoding DedA family protein gives MELIKSLLDFLLHLDRYLDIWANEYGVLLYAILFLIVFTETGLIVMPLLPGDSLLFAAGALAARDTNELSVWVIIPLLIGAALLGDNVNYFVGKYLGKQIKSRERILFFKREYIAETEKFYAKHGGRTVIIARFMPIVRTIAPFVAGAGSMNYGTYIRYCILGAILWVTSISLLGYFFGNIPFVQKNFELVVFGIVGLSVLPIIFGAVRKRLERAA, from the coding sequence ATGGAACTCATCAAATCTCTGCTCGATTTTCTGCTTCATCTGGATCGTTATCTGGATATCTGGGCGAATGAATACGGCGTCCTGCTGTACGCCATTCTGTTCCTGATTGTGTTTACCGAAACCGGGCTGATTGTCATGCCGCTGCTGCCGGGCGATTCGCTGCTGTTTGCGGCCGGGGCACTGGCCGCCCGCGACACGAATGAGCTGAGCGTATGGGTTATTATTCCTCTGCTGATTGGAGCCGCGCTGCTGGGCGATAACGTCAATTATTTCGTTGGCAAATACTTGGGCAAGCAGATTAAATCCCGGGAGCGGATTCTGTTTTTCAAACGGGAGTACATCGCCGAAACCGAGAAGTTTTACGCCAAGCACGGCGGTCGTACGGTGATTATCGCCCGGTTCATGCCCATCGTACGCACGATTGCACCGTTTGTGGCGGGCGCGGGCAGTATGAACTACGGCACCTACATTCGGTACTGCATTCTGGGAGCCATTCTCTGGGTTACGAGCATCTCGCTGCTGGGTTACTTCTTCGGCAATATTCCGTTCGTTCAGAAAAACTTCGAACTGGTCGTTTTTGGCATTGTTGGTCTTTCCGTATTACCCATCATTTTTGGGGCGGTTCGCAAACGTCTCGAACGGGCTGCCTAA
- the nagA gene encoding N-acetylglucosamine-6-phosphate deacetylase, translating to MQEILFQNATLFTGETFLTGATVHVANGRIQEVADDIVPNDQATVVDLNGDYLIPGLIDLQLYGGSNLFLNEEPTPDTVRHIYESHASNGTTTLLPTIHSTSLEIMLQATAAVQVVRTEKPLGVPGIHIEGPYFNPIKRGAHSPAFVRTPAEGELETLFSTNADAIRILTLAPEIFSPEQLEVIRTRKHANTLLSLGHSNATYEQAMTAFSTDCPLATHLYNAMRGFESREPGIVGAVFDHATVRSSIIADGYHCDPVAIRVAYRLLGPDRLFLISDALFANPPRPEFTLGQFVVHHESDPNGPGRYVNNEGKLAGSAITLIDCVRVCVERVGLSLTDALRMATTTPAKILGLSDQIGHVAPGYVANLVRLDQALHVRQVWRA from the coding sequence ATGCAGGAAATTCTTTTTCAGAACGCGACCCTCTTTACGGGTGAAACGTTCCTGACCGGCGCAACGGTACATGTTGCGAATGGTCGTATTCAGGAAGTTGCAGACGACATCGTTCCCAATGATCAGGCTACCGTTGTCGATTTGAATGGCGACTACCTCATTCCCGGCCTGATTGACCTGCAGTTGTACGGTGGCTCGAATCTGTTTCTCAACGAAGAGCCGACGCCCGACACCGTCCGACATATTTACGAATCCCATGCCAGCAACGGCACTACAACCCTGCTGCCTACGATTCACTCGACCTCGCTCGAGATCATGCTGCAGGCCACGGCGGCTGTGCAGGTTGTGCGCACCGAAAAACCGTTGGGAGTGCCGGGTATTCATATCGAAGGTCCGTATTTCAACCCCATCAAGCGCGGGGCCCACAGCCCGGCCTTTGTTCGAACACCCGCCGAAGGTGAACTGGAAACCCTGTTCAGCACCAATGCCGACGCGATTCGTATTCTGACGCTTGCCCCGGAAATTTTCTCGCCGGAGCAACTCGAAGTCATTCGGACCCGTAAACACGCCAACACGCTGCTTTCGCTGGGGCACTCTAATGCGACCTATGAGCAGGCCATGACGGCGTTCTCAACGGATTGCCCCCTGGCTACGCACCTCTACAATGCCATGCGGGGGTTTGAAAGCCGAGAACCGGGCATTGTCGGGGCAGTGTTTGATCATGCTACCGTCCGGAGCAGTATCATCGCCGACGGGTACCACTGCGATCCGGTTGCCATTCGGGTAGCCTACCGGTTGCTGGGACCCGACCGCCTGTTTCTGATTTCGGACGCCCTGTTTGCCAATCCGCCCCGGCCAGAGTTTACCCTGGGACAGTTTGTGGTCCATCACGAATCCGACCCGAACGGGCCCGGCCGGTATGTCAATAATGAAGGAAAGCTGGCCGGATCAGCTATTACACTGATTGATTGTGTTCGCGTATGTGTCGAGCGCGTGGGCCTTAGTCTGACCGACGCTCTACGGATGGCGACGACGACACCGGCTAAGATTCTCGGCCTGAGCGACCAGATTGGTCATGTTGCACCCGGCTACGTAGCTAATTTGGTTCGACTCGACCAGGCGCTCCACGTGCGGCAGGTGTGGCGGGCCTAG
- a CDS encoding NifU family protein, translating to MNPTLSRPVSIFTEGSPNPNSMKFVVNFELVPSGLSFDYATPGDALLDGKASPLAVALFGFEFVRRVFISGNFVTVTKDDETDWDEVLFEVKLFLKEYFIEQKPVFAQRTMDSNTTKLDMDSETVQKIKAVLDQYVRPAVESDGGAINFHSFDEPSGTVKVLLQGSCSGCPSSTLTLKAGIENLLTRLVPEVKLVEAEGV from the coding sequence ATGAATCCTACACTAAGTCGTCCCGTATCCATATTCACGGAAGGCAGTCCAAACCCAAACTCGATGAAGTTTGTGGTCAATTTTGAGCTTGTCCCGTCGGGCCTGTCGTTCGATTACGCGACGCCGGGCGATGCGCTTCTCGATGGCAAAGCGTCGCCCCTGGCCGTTGCTCTGTTCGGGTTTGAATTCGTGCGCCGGGTCTTTATTTCGGGGAATTTCGTGACCGTCACGAAAGACGACGAGACCGACTGGGACGAAGTGCTGTTCGAAGTAAAACTCTTCCTGAAAGAATATTTCATCGAGCAGAAACCTGTTTTTGCCCAGCGGACCATGGATTCCAATACGACCAAGCTGGACATGGATTCGGAAACGGTGCAGAAAATAAAGGCAGTCCTGGACCAGTACGTCCGGCCAGCCGTAGAATCCGACGGTGGGGCCATTAACTTTCACTCGTTCGATGAGCCAAGCGGTACCGTAAAGGTCTTGCTGCAAGGTTCATGCAGTGGCTGCCCTTCGTCGACACTGACGCTCAAGGCCGGTATCGAGAATCTGCTTACGCGTCTGGTACCGGAAGTAAAACTAGTCGAAGCCGAAGGCGTATAA
- a CDS encoding shikimate dehydrogenase family protein, whose translation MTRYGLIGFPLTHSFSQRYFTEKFAREGIKDCQYELFEMPDITTLRALLQTPDLHGLNVTIPHKQAVLPYLDRLDSSAEKVGAVNVIKLERDGTVTGYNSDYYGFRQSLEEWLALLGRTTAGLQALVLGTGGASKAVVAALTDLTIPYKAVSRTKTGDNLTYDELENVIQAYALIINCSPVGTYPNVVQAPALPYPLLTDRHLLYDLVYNPAETRFMQLGQERGAAVMNGYPMLVLQAEKAWAIWQG comes from the coding sequence ATGACGCGCTACGGTCTCATTGGGTTTCCGCTTACGCACTCGTTCTCGCAGCGGTATTTTACCGAGAAGTTCGCCCGTGAAGGTATTAAGGATTGTCAGTACGAGTTGTTCGAGATGCCCGACATTACGACTCTACGGGCGTTACTCCAGACGCCCGATCTGCATGGCCTGAACGTAACGATTCCGCACAAGCAGGCCGTACTGCCTTATCTGGACCGGCTCGACAGTTCGGCCGAAAAAGTTGGCGCGGTAAATGTCATCAAGCTTGAGCGTGACGGAACCGTAACGGGCTATAACTCCGACTACTATGGCTTTCGCCAATCGCTCGAAGAGTGGCTGGCGTTGCTCGGACGTACCACAGCTGGCCTTCAGGCGCTGGTGCTGGGTACGGGTGGTGCTTCGAAAGCCGTCGTCGCAGCCCTGACAGACCTAACAATTCCATACAAGGCCGTGTCGCGCACAAAAACCGGCGACAATCTGACTTATGACGAGTTAGAGAATGTAATTCAAGCGTATGCTCTGATTATCAACTGCTCGCCGGTGGGTACTTACCCGAATGTGGTTCAGGCTCCGGCCCTGCCCTATCCCCTGCTCACCGACCGGCATCTGCTGTACGATCTGGTGTATAATCCCGCCGAAACCCGATTTATGCAGCTTGGTCAGGAGCGAGGGGCTGCGGTTATGAATGGTTATCCAATGCTGGTGCTGCAGGCCGAAAAAGCGTGGGCAATCTGGCAGGGGTAG
- a CDS encoding DUF5723 family protein produces the protein MKSSLFIGACLLVATGSSAQNLLGLSTSRYGGTNRLYMNPALVADSPSRLYLNVGVVNAHVNNNYVRYQAPFSLVRLLSGNVPAQYKNGDGSLNFSIDYTRETLDGKPKNGTIWGEVRGPAILIRSGSGSGLAITTRFRAIGEVIGASESLLSAVRAGLNDNTLYSIPSNNNQFSVNTNTYSELGLTYGGTVWEGDGQRLLLGATAKVLLGYNAQQLINRGLDYRIVADPVIPNSAYLEVDKLDATLNYTTFLQNRTLGPRTLFSPSAPGRGFGVDLGLTYISQYDADSPALRLGVALTDLGGITYKGEQYTYTDIGQQPIRFTGAEFNNVSGSEEILRIIQQKLDQGRSPNQGSFSAGLPTSLNLSVDYQLPDGVAIGVTYLKDVRSAQAMAVHQPTLLAVTPRYDTRWVSVAVPVAYLNGGFTAGASLRVGPAWLGTDNFLGLIGNTSNGIQPRGLDVYGGIAFGLGRADEEQR, from the coding sequence ATGAAGTCTTCGCTGTTTATTGGAGCGTGTCTGCTGGTCGCTACCGGCAGTTCGGCCCAGAACCTCCTTGGCCTGTCGACCAGCCGTTACGGAGGTACGAACCGGTTATACATGAACCCGGCGCTGGTTGCCGATTCGCCATCCCGTCTGTATCTGAACGTGGGGGTCGTCAATGCCCACGTAAATAATAATTACGTCCGCTATCAGGCTCCGTTTTCGCTGGTGCGTTTATTGAGCGGCAACGTACCGGCTCAATACAAAAACGGCGATGGCTCGCTCAATTTCTCGATTGATTACACGCGGGAAACGCTCGACGGTAAACCAAAAAATGGTACGATCTGGGGCGAGGTGCGCGGGCCGGCCATCCTGATACGGTCCGGGTCGGGTAGTGGGTTGGCCATTACGACGCGCTTCCGGGCCATTGGGGAGGTGATTGGCGCTTCGGAGTCGCTACTGTCGGCTGTGCGGGCGGGCCTGAACGACAACACGCTCTACAGCATACCCAGCAACAACAACCAGTTCAGCGTCAACACCAACACCTATTCTGAACTGGGGCTGACGTATGGCGGCACGGTCTGGGAAGGGGATGGCCAGCGGCTCCTGCTGGGGGCAACGGCGAAAGTTCTGCTTGGCTACAATGCCCAGCAGCTGATTAACCGGGGGCTGGATTACCGGATTGTCGCCGACCCGGTTATCCCGAACAGTGCCTATCTGGAAGTCGATAAACTGGATGCTACCCTGAACTACACGACCTTTCTGCAAAACCGGACGCTGGGCCCCCGGACGCTGTTCAGCCCATCGGCGCCCGGCCGGGGCTTTGGGGTTGACCTGGGCCTAACCTACATCAGCCAGTACGACGCCGATAGCCCGGCCCTGCGGCTGGGCGTAGCGCTGACCGATCTGGGTGGCATTACGTATAAAGGAGAGCAGTACACCTATACCGACATCGGGCAGCAGCCCATTCGGTTTACCGGTGCTGAGTTCAACAACGTAAGCGGGAGCGAAGAGATTCTGCGGATTATCCAGCAGAAACTCGATCAGGGACGCAGCCCGAACCAGGGTAGTTTCTCGGCGGGTCTGCCTACCTCGCTCAACCTGTCGGTCGATTACCAGTTGCCCGACGGCGTAGCGATTGGCGTTACGTATCTGAAAGACGTTCGGTCGGCGCAGGCGATGGCCGTCCATCAGCCGACGCTGCTGGCCGTTACGCCCCGCTACGATACGCGCTGGGTGAGCGTAGCCGTACCGGTAGCTTACCTCAACGGCGGTTTTACGGCCGGGGCTTCGCTGCGGGTGGGGCCCGCCTGGCTGGGCACCGATAATTTTCTGGGGCTGATTGGCAACACATCCAACGGCATTCAGCCGCGCGGTCTGGACGTTTACGGGGGGATTGCCTTCGGGCTGGGCCGGGCTGATGAAGAACAGAGATGA